The Streptomyces sp. NBC_00286 nucleotide sequence CCAGCCGATCAGCCGGCCTCGTCGCTCCTGGCCCTCTCGGCGCAGAGGTCGTTCCCGGTCGTCGTCTCGCACGGCACATGCCCATGGCCGCGGATCACGCTCTGGGCGGTGCCCCCGCGCATATAGGCGAGGAAGCTGCCGGTGAGGGAGCTCGCGGAGGGGCGGCCGTAGGTGTAGGCGTACTCGAGGCCGTAGTACGGGTAGGCGTTCTCGCCCTGCTCCAGGTCCTCGACGGAGGACTGGTGACCGTCGATGGCGAGCCGGTGCAGTCCGCGCCGCTCGGTGGCCTGGCTGAGTTCGCTGTAGCCGATGGCGCCGGGGATCTCGGCGACCTTGTCCAGCACCTGCTGCGTGGAGTCGAGCTCGCAGCGCGTGACCGGGTAGGACGAGTCTTCCTTGCTGCGGCAGTCCAGCGAGGTGCTGGGCACCCGCTCCCAGCTGTCCAGCACCTCCCGCTGGAACATCTGCCGCGTACCGGAGTCGGCGTCGCGGCTGACGAGGACGACGGGAAGGTCGGGGAGTCGTTTGTCGAGCTGCCGCCAGCGGGTGACCTCGCCGCGGTAGATGCGGCGTATGTCGTCCAGGGTCAGGCCCCCGCTCGGCCGGACGGCGTCGTTGACGACCAGGGTGAACAGGGACAACGCGACCCGGTTCGCGGTCAGTTCGGAGTCGTCGATGGTCTTGGGGCCGTCGGAGAAGGCGATGACGGCGGGCGAGTCCTTCGACTGGGCGCCCAGGGCGGCGAGTTCGTTGACCCCGGCCGTACTGCCGCGCGCGTCCACGGTGATGTCGGCGCCCTCGCAGTCCTCCTCGTACTCGTCCTCCAGGTCCTCCAGTGCGGGCTTGAACGCCGTCGATCCGGTGAGCGTCAGCTTGCCCGTCTCGCATTCGAGCGGCGGCGGAGTGTCGTCCCGGGCGACGATGATCGTGGCCAGGGTCATCACGCAGAGCGTGAGCAGTACGGTGATCAACCGGGCCGCGCGGCTGAACAGCGGCGGTTTGTCGTCCGGAAGAATCGCGCTGTTGGGATGCACCTCGCCGTCGCGGATGCCGCCTATGAGCCGTATGCCGCAGCCGACGTCCCCGCCCGACAGCAGTACGAGCAGCTTGAAGTGCTCGCCCCGGTTGAGCGGGACGCGGGGGATGCGCAGGACGCCGTCCTGATAGCCGAAGCCCGCGGCCGGGGTGAAGTGGTCCATGAGGTGATCGGTGCCGGCCGGCTGCGTGACCGACACACCCCGGATCACGCGGTCGCTGAACACCGCGGTGAGACCGTGCCGTTCACGCCCGGTGTAGTCGTTGTCGGCGATGCTCTGCGAGCCGTCGTTCTCGATGCGCAGCAGCACGAGCGTCGCGTCGGACATGTCCGACGCCTCGTCGAACAGCCCGAGCCGTACGTTCGCCCGCCCCGAACGCACGTCGTGCCCGATGGGGTTGTCCATCTGCACGCGGTAGCCGAGCCGCTTCCGCCGCGGCACCCGGCGCTCGTACCAGACCATCACGGCGGACGCCACGACACCGACGAGCGCCGTCGTCAGCGCGATGACGTTCTCCGCGCTCAGCCAATCCTGCACGTGAGCCACTCCCCCGAGCCTGACCCTGCGGGATCAAGGTACGGCTCTGGGTGGGGACATAAGGGACACGACAGCGGAAGTTCAGCTCCAGTTCAGCGAGTTCACAGCTGCGGACCTCAACTCGCTGCTCAGTCCGTCCTGTTGTACGTCAGCTCGGCGCCGCTCCCGTCGGTCAGGCGGCGCAGGCTGCCGTCCGGGAGGATGGTCAGCTCCGAGGCCTCGCCCGGGGTGCAGGAGCTGGGAGGTTCGCCGACGGTGACTGTGGACGGGCCGATGCGGAGCGGTCCGTCGGCGGTCGGGGCCGCGGCGAGCCTCGCCTGGAAGACGCAGTGGTACGTACGGTCGCCTTCGTCGCCCTCCAGCCTCTCCGGGCCGCCCGCCGTGAGCGAGAGCACGATGTCGCCGACCTGGCCCTGCTGGATGGTGAGCCTTCGGGTGTTGCTGCCCTGGTCGGTGCGGAAGACCGCCACCCAACTGCCGAGGTACTTGGTCGGGATCACACCGCCGACCGGGCTCTCCTCCGTGGCCTTCGATGGCTCGGCGGTCGGGTCCTGGTCCGGGTTCTGGCTGGTCGGGTCGGTTGTGGGTGCGCTGGCGGTCGGGGTCGCCGTGGTGTCGCCGCCCGCGCCGTTGCCGTCCTCGCCGCCGCTCATCAGCGCGTAGACCGATCCGCCTGCGGCGAGCGCGACGACCAGGGCCACCACGAGCAGGAAGGCGGTGGAGCGGCCGCTTCGGTGGGGTGGCTGCTGCGGGGCGCCGACTCCCGGCCCGTAGGCGGGCCCGTACGGGGGAGTCGAGCCCGGCGCGGGCGCGTACCCCTCGGGCGCACCCCAGGTGCCGGGCTGCTGCGGGTAACCGTATCCGGCGGGCTGCGGGTGCTGCTGTGGATAGCCGTAGGCCGGGCCCGGCGGAGGGGTCGGCGGAGGCGTGCCGCCCGAGTTGACCGTCGTGGGCAGGTGATCCAGCGGGGCGCTGCCCGGTGTGCCCGGCGAGGGCGGGGCGGAGTCGTCGGCGGCGGGGGCGTGTTCGGGGGAGGCTTCGGGGTGGGGAGCGGGGCTGGGGGCGTGGGGCTTTGGGGCGTCCGCGGCAGCCGGACCCGACGCGCCTCCCACGGCGGCCACGCCCGCGGCGCCCGCCGGACCCGCCGAACCTCCAGCCGCCGCCTTCGCGGAGCCCGCCGGACCCGCTGAACCTCCAGAGCCCGCCGGACCCGCCGGCTTCTCGGCGTTCCAGCCCCGCTCGGCCCCCTCCGCCGAACGCTGGGGATTCTCCGGCTTCTCCGGCTTCTCCGGGGCCTCCGACCCCTCCGGATTCTCGGTCTCCAGCAACTGCACAGCATGGCGCCCCAGTTGGGCCACCAGCATGCTCGGCAGCCAGGGGTCGCGGCTGCGGCCGTCGGCGACGGTGTCCTCCGCGCCGGTGCGTTCCAGGATGTCGTCGAGGCTCGGGCGGGCGGCCGGGTCCTTGCGCAGACAGAGCCGTACGAGATCGGCGAGGCCCTCCGGCAGCGGCTCCAGGTCCGGCTCCTCCTGCGCGATGCGGAACATCAGGGCGTGCACCCCGCTGTTGGAGGTGCCGAAGGGAAGCTCGCCGGTAGCCGCGTACGCGAGGACGGAACCCAGGCAGAAGACGTCGCAGGCCGGAGTGATGCGGTCGCCGCGGACCTGCTCGGGAGCCATGAACCCGGGCGAGCCGACGAGCGCGCCGGTCCGCGTCAGCCCTCCGTCGGTCACCGTCTCCAGGGCGCGCGCGATCCCGAAGTCGATGACGCGGGGGCCGTCGATCGTGACGAGTACGTTCGAGGGCTTGAGGTCGCGGTGGACGATCCCGGCGGCGTGGATGTCCTTGAGGGCGTGGGCGAGTCCC carries:
- a CDS encoding PstS family phosphate ABC transporter substrate-binding protein, with the protein product MQDWLSAENVIALTTALVGVVASAVMVWYERRVPRRKRLGYRVQMDNPIGHDVRSGRANVRLGLFDEASDMSDATLVLLRIENDGSQSIADNDYTGRERHGLTAVFSDRVIRGVSVTQPAGTDHLMDHFTPAAGFGYQDGVLRIPRVPLNRGEHFKLLVLLSGGDVGCGIRLIGGIRDGEVHPNSAILPDDKPPLFSRAARLITVLLTLCVMTLATIIVARDDTPPPLECETGKLTLTGSTAFKPALEDLEDEYEEDCEGADITVDARGSTAGVNELAALGAQSKDSPAVIAFSDGPKTIDDSELTANRVALSLFTLVVNDAVRPSGGLTLDDIRRIYRGEVTRWRQLDKRLPDLPVVLVSRDADSGTRQMFQREVLDSWERVPSTSLDCRSKEDSSYPVTRCELDSTQQVLDKVAEIPGAIGYSELSQATERRGLHRLAIDGHQSSVEDLEQGENAYPYYGLEYAYTYGRPSASSLTGSFLAYMRGGTAQSVIRGHGHVPCETTTGNDLCAERARSDEAG
- a CDS encoding serine/threonine-protein kinase is translated as MEKLGQGEPSGIPQAGGGGRIGAYRLLARLGSGGMGNIYLARSDRGRTVAVKLVRQELAEQEEFRARFRQEVRNARRVGGYWTAPVLDADTEAAIPWVATGYVAGPSLQTVVGHDHGPLPERSVRILAAGLAHALKDIHAAGIVHRDLKPSNVLVTIDGPRVIDFGIARALETVTDGGLTRTGALVGSPGFMAPEQVRGDRITPACDVFCLGSVLAYAATGELPFGTSNSGVHALMFRIAQEEPDLEPLPEGLADLVRLCLRKDPAARPSLDDILERTGAEDTVADGRSRDPWLPSMLVAQLGRHAVQLLETENPEGSEAPEKPEKPENPQRSAEGAERGWNAEKPAGPAGSGGSAGPAGSAKAAAGGSAGPAGAAGVAAVGGASGPAAADAPKPHAPSPAPHPEASPEHAPAADDSAPPSPGTPGSAPLDHLPTTVNSGGTPPPTPPPGPAYGYPQQHPQPAGYGYPQQPGTWGAPEGYAPAPGSTPPYGPAYGPGVGAPQQPPHRSGRSTAFLLVVALVVALAAGGSVYALMSGGEDGNGAGGDTTATPTASAPTTDPTSQNPDQDPTAEPSKATEESPVGGVIPTKYLGSWVAVFRTDQGSNTRRLTIQQGQVGDIVLSLTAGGPERLEGDEGDRTYHCVFQARLAAAPTADGPLRIGPSTVTVGEPPSSCTPGEASELTILPDGSLRRLTDGSGAELTYNRTD